TGAGCCGATTTGCTAAGGAGGCGGTAAAACCTTCCGGCATATGCTGAACGATTAAGACACTGCACCCTAACGACTGCGTTAATTTAGGAATAACCTGTTGCAGAGCTTTAGGACCTCCAGTAGAACAGGCAATTGCGACTAATTTCTTACCACCTCTTTTAAAAGCAGGTTTAAATTCACTAGTATGTACTGGTCGCATATCCGGCTGTAGAGATATAATCTCTGGTCGATGTAGCGTCTGTTCTGTTGACATAGTCCGGTTCTTTCTATAACCAGCCACGTCTTGCAGAAACATCTCTTTTGCCGGAGCTTCATAAAGTTTTGTTGCCATAACAAGACAATCAATAATTTTATTCTTAAAATTATCACTCTTTACTTCAAAAAAACTGTCCGGTTTCGTAACAAAATCAAAAGCACCAAGTTCTAATGCCCGAATAGTCTCTTTTGTGCCTTCCTTGGCAACCGTACTTACAATGATGATATTGGCTTTTACATTATGTTTTTCCAACTCTTCTAATAACTCAAGGCCATTCATCTTTGGCATGTTGATATCCAAAATAATTGCATCATAAACTTCACGTTCCTGGGCTAACAACTGAAATGCTTCTAATCCATTCGTTGCTAGTTTACATACTTGAAACCTAGAATCTAAGTTTATTATATCAGAGAGCACCCTTCTCATGAGTGCAGAGTCATCAACTATCAAAACTTTTTTCTGCATATTTCGCCCTCCATAACTTTTTTGGATATTTCTCCTGTCTTACATCAAAGGGATTTACCACTGTATAAATTTGAATCCTTTTCCTGCACGTCACACATTACTGTAGAATTATTTTTTTTCTTTACTTCTACGACGACGTTCTTCTTCAAAAATATACTTGATAATAGCTTCCCGTTCATTTTTCTGAAGTTCTTTAAATTGAATACGATTCTCATAAAACCCCTGTCTATGAATCATCTTTTCAGATGTAATAATTACCGCATCTAAAACACAATTTTTCAATTCTATCTCATTTGAAAAATTGATTTGTAGTTTAATTATATCTCCGTAATCATAAGACCGGTTAGAGACAAATCTGGCACCACCACCGCTTATGTCTAATATTGTACCTGTTTCCCATTCCCTTTTACAAACTTCTAAAGCTTTTATTAGTTGCTGCTTTCCCACCTCATCCTTGTAATTACTATCTTTTAGTTTGGTGGTAATAGAGACTTCCATATCAGATACAACATAATACTCTATATCTAAAATACATTCCAAACGATAAAATTGCCTCCGTTGAAACTTTTCTAAATCAGATATGCATTGCACAGTTAGAATGAAGATATTATTGACCTGTAATCGATTGGTGATCACGCCCCTACATTGATACAGTCCCTTTTTTGTAAAAAACCGCAGACCATACTTATCGCCAATAGAAAGAGGGATTATTCTTCCTTTGTCCATTGGCATAAGAATTACTGCAGTCTCGTCTTCTTTGAAATCTAAAACCTGGCTTTTATAGATCTTCTCATGTTCCATTTCTTTTGAATTTACTCTTATCTTTTTCAATTCCAGTTTATCACCAATCTCAATTAAGTCTTTCATCATATGTATCTTCACCCCACTATCTTTTAGATTTTATACGTAGTAAATTTGAGAAAAGCCCTGCAATGCCAACAGAGGGCTGTGTCTTTTCAGAAACATTATCACATAATATATTTGCTATTTCATAGACTGCCCTGGAAGAAGGGGCATTGGGATAAAGTATGGAATACGGCTTTTGTTGCATAACAGCTCTTGTTACATTTGAGTCCTGTGGTATACTACCTAAAAACTCCATTTTTATAGTCAGAAATCTTTCAACAACCAGATTTAGCTTGGTATATAGCTGCTTTCCTGCTTCCTTTGAATCTACCCTGTTAGCAAGCATCTTTATCGCTGTCTGATTAGAGGAAAATTCCAGTTTCCGGTTTAATATTTTTAGTAGTGCATAAGCATCTGTTATAGAAGTAGGCTCTGGGGTTGCCACCAATAATACTTCTGAACTGGCGGTTACAAATTCTAACACACTATCCGTAATGCCCGCACCAGTATCTATAATAATAATGTCTGCAAGAGAATCTAGTTCATAAAGCTTTTGGGTTAGATATGTTATCTGACTTTTTGTTACATTCGTAAGCTCCTGTATACCAGAACCCCCAGATATAAATCCGATATTTTCAGGTCCCTTTGTAATAATATCTTGCAGCTCCCTACCTCGAAACATTAAATCAGCCATATTATACTTTGGACGAATGCCAAGCATTACTTCAACATTAGCCAGTCCAAAATCAGCATCTAGAATAACAACTCGTTTACCCTGTCTGCTTAAGTTAATGGCAAGATTTACTGATACATTTGATTTTCCCACACCACCTTTGCCACTTGTTACTGTAATAACTCGTGACATACCATCCGGCTGGTTCTGTCTTTTTATAATGTTTCTTAATTGTTCAGCCTGGTCCATTAATCATTGCCTCCTAAAAGCTTCTTGGCGGTTTCCTGCGTATCAATTTTTGAAATATCGTCTGGAACGTTTTGTCCATAAGCTGCATAGGATAAATCAGCACTGGTTAACATCTTTATATTTAGTATATTACCTACAGAAATTGTTTCATCTAATTTTGTAAATATCAATCGGTAATTCGTTATTTCAGAATAACATTCGGTTATTCGGGTCAAATCCTTATATTTTGTTGTAGCACTAAGAACCAAATATATTTCTCTTTCTTCCTCTTCTACTGTATGAATCAATTTTTCGAGGTCATCTCTTTGTTCTCTGTTTTTATGAGAACGACCTGCCGTATCAACAAGAACGATATCATAATCGTTTAATTCCTTTTTCGCTTCTATTATTTCTTCTTCTGTATAGATTACCTTCATCGGTACACTAAGAATATTGGCATAGGTTCTTAACTGTTCTACTGCTGCAATACGATATGTATCCGATGTTAACATAGCGATTTTGGCCTTTTTATTTATTTTTAAATCAGATGCGATTTTAGCTATGGTAGTAGTCTTTCCAACACCAGTTGGTCCGATAAAAAAAACAAATTTAGTTTTTCCTTCTATCACTTCTATTGTCTTTGGTTGACCAAGCTTAAGTACAATTTTTTGATATACGTTAGATAGTATATTGTCAACGGCGGTATCTTTCTTAAATTTGTTTTCTATCTCACCAATTATTTGATTGACAAAAATCTCATCAACTTCATTTTTAACCAATTGATTATACACTAACTGCATATAGGAGGATTTTTTTTCTTCCTCTTCACTCTTTGGTTCAAGTACCTTTACCAGCTCCCTTTTATTTGTCTGCTTTTCCCTTAGCTGTGTTTCTAATAATTCTTGTAAATTATTTAATTTTTTTTCAATAGCAGAAGTATCTTCTCTAGTCTCAGTATTCACAGCTGCTGAAATATTCAGTGCCGAAATCACTTCACTATTATCATAAATCAAGTTAGGATTAAATTTAGGAGCAATCTTCTCTACTTTTAGAGTTTCTTTTTTTTCAGCTGCTAAAATTCCTGCCTCGTCAATGGCAGCCGTAACTTCCACAACCGGCTTGCGAAATAAACGGTACACTCCTCTGGGCGAAATAGTTTTTATGTTCATTACAATCGCATCTTTTCCCAATTCATCTTTTGCTAATAATATTGCCTCTGTTTCTGTACCTGCCTGAAATTTCTTAATAATCACTAAACTGTCACCATCCCTACCGACTGTAATTCAACATTGGATTCTATTTCATTGTAAGAAATCACAATTAAATCTTTAAAATAATCCTGAGTCAGCTTCTTAAAATACATTCTGACAATAGGAGAAGTTATAACGATTGGGCTTTTTCCGATGTTCTCAAGCTTCTGCACTTCTTCCTCTACAGATTGCATAATCCCTTTTGTCTTTTCCGGATCAAGAGCCAGATAAGCTCCCTGTTCTGTCTGCTTTACAGAACCCATTATCTCTTGTTCGATTTTTGGATCTAAGGTTACAACACTCGTTGTTTCACTAACAGGAAAATACTTGTTAGATATTGCTCTTTTTAAACTCTGTCGTACATATTCTGTAAGCACATCGGTATCTCTGGTTGTTGACGCATAATCTGCCAAGGTTTCAAAAATAGTAATTAAATCCCTGATTGAAATTCCTTCTTTAAGCAGATTCTGCAATACCTTTTGTATTTCTCCGACTCCTAACAGCTTAGGTACTAGTTCTGTAATAAGTGTTCCATTTGCTTCCTGAACATTATTAATAAGATTTTGAACATCCTGCCTTGTAAGAAGCTCATGTATATGGCCTCTAATAATTTCAGTTAAATGAGTGGCAATAATGGAAGGCGGATCTACTACCGTATACCCCACTGACTCCGCTCTTTCTCTCTGGCTTTCCGTAATCCAAATTGCCGGAAGGTGGAAAGAAGGTTCAAAGGTTGGTATACCTGTAATTTCTTCTTCTACATAGCCCGGATTCATTGCCATATAATGGTCAAAAAGTATCTCTCCTTCACTGACCGGTACTCCTTTTATCTTAATAACATACTGGTTCGGGTTTAACTGTATATTATCTCTAAGACGTATTATCGGCACAACACATCCTAATTCCAAGGCAACCTGTCTTCGGATTAGTACAACTCGGTCGAGTAAATCACCGCCCTGGTTAAAATCAGCTAATGGTATAATACCATAACCAAACTCAAGCTCAATTGGGTCTACCTGTAATAATGAGACAACATTCTCAGGTTTTCTGATTTCGTCACCAGAAGATTCCTCCATGGTCGCCATCTCTTCGATAGCCTCCACTTCCATCTTGCTGGCAATCGCTCTGCCGCATATGATAAAAACTACACCATACGCGCAAAATACTAAATCATTCAAAGGGGTAGCTATCCCTAAGAATATTAAGCTGCCTCCTACCATATACATAACTTTCGGTATGGAAAACAACTGCTTTAAGAGTAAATCGCCTGTATCCGTATCCTTAGAAACCTTCGTAACAAGAATTCCGGTGGATAAAGAAATGAGAAGAGCTGGAATCTGACTTACAAGACCATCCCCAATGGTTAATATGCTAAACTTTTCAAAGGCTTCTGCCATTCCCATGCCCTGTCGAAGCACTCCCATAGCCATTCCGCCAGCAAAATTAATCAAGGTAATAATAAGACCCGCAATGGCATCTCCTTTTACGTACTTTGTAGCACCGTCCATAGAACCAAAAAAAGTAGATTCTTCCTGTATTTTCTCCCGTCTTTCTCTTGCCTGGGCATCTGTTATTGCACCCGTATTCAAATCCGCATCAATGGCCATCTGCTTACCAGGCATAGCATCCAGAGTGAATCTGGCAGTTACCTCTGCTACACGCTCAGAGCCTTTATTGATAACTAAAAATTGCACCAGAAGTAATATAATGAATACGATAATTCCTACAATGGGATCACCTGCACCCACAAAGTTACCAAAGGTTTCGACAACATTCCCTGGTTCACCTGTGGTAATAATCAGTTTAGTAGAGGACACATTCAACGAAACACGAAATATTGTTGTAAATAACAATATTGTGGGAAAAGATGCCATATTTAAAACTTCTCTTGAGAATAACGAATTAAATAAAACAATTAATGCTATGGCTATATTCATCGCTAACATAATATCCAATAATAAGGACGGAATCGGCACAATCAAAAACATAATTGCTGCCAATAAATACAGGCCCACGGCCAAGTCAGTTTTTTTCATTAGAATTGCCCCCTAAACTACCTACATCTTTTTTATTTATTTAAATTATATACGTAAGCCAAAACCTCAGCAGTCATCTGATAAAGTTCAGGCGGTATTTCATTTCCAATTTCAACATTATAATATAACATTCTGGCAAGAGGCTTGTTTTCAACAATATGAATCTTATTCTCCCTCGCTGCCTCCTTAATTTTCTGAGCCAGATAATCTGCACCTTTCGCTAAAAGAATGGGTGCGTCTGACTTTTCTCTGTCATATTTTATAGCCGCCGCAAAATGTGTCGGGTTTGTTATAACCACATCTGCTTCCGGCAGACTTTGCATCATTCTGCGTTGAGAGACCTCTCTCATTTTTGCTTTTATCTTGCCTTTTATTTGAGGATCACCTTCCGATTGTTTGTACTCATCCTTTATTTCCTGCTTCGTCATCCTCATATCTTTTTTAAATTTAAACTTCTGGTATAAATAATCAGCCAAGCCTAGAATTAAAAATACAATACTGATATTTATCCCCAGTCCAATTACGATATTACCAATAAATATAATTGCCTGCATCAGTTCCATGTCATAAAGCTTTAACAACATAGCACTTTGATTCTTTAAAGTATTATAAGCAATAGTCAATATTGCTCCTATTTTAATAAGTTCTTTGAATAAATCTACAACTTTATCTTTAGAAAAAATCTTCTTCATCCCAGAAATTGGATTGAACTTGCTAAATTTAGGTTGTAACGGCTTAGCAGTTGGCTTCCATTTTACCTGGAACAAGTTAATCGCTACCACTGTAAAAAATGATGCTATTAATACGGGTATTAATATCTTTAATATTGAAAGTAATCCTTCTTGCATGAGTGCCCGTGAGGTATTAATATTGAATTCTTCTCCGGCTATTTTTTCAATATTATTATAAAACTCATAAAAGGCACCGAGAAATCCTTTTCCTATTGTCCCTACAAATACTTTTAAGGTTACGAATAATGTAAACAATGCTGCTGCCGTAACCAAATCTGTACTTTTTGCAACCTGCCCTTCTTGCCTAGCATCCGTTAATTTTTTTGCAGTAGGCTCCTCTGTTTTCTCTCCACCGGAGCCTTCTGCAAAAAATTGCAACTCGTATTTTAGTAGCCTTTCCATAGGTGATATACCTCCAGGTAAGTTTGTAGCCTGTCTAAGATAGTGCTTTTATGGAGGCCTTTATCATTTCCATTATCTGATCTGATATAAAACGTGATACATTTGGAGTAAATAATACTAAGAGAAATAAAATAAATAGACCAACCATAACTTTAAGCTGTAACCCGATAACAAACATATTAAGCTGAGGTGCTATCTTAGCTAATATTGCAAGTATTGCATTTACAATAAGTATTCCAGCAAAAACAGGTAGTACAATGCGAAAACCGATGATAAAATATTCTTTCATAAAATTTATCATTAATACATGCATATTGGGATTTATAACAGCTTTCCCTACCGGTATTACCTTGTAGGTATCCACCAAGGCACGGATAATGTAATGATGTAAATTCGTAGCCAACATAATCAGCATTACGATATAAGAATAGTAATTTCCGGTAATGGTGGTCTGTATATTGGATACAGGATCCAATTGATTTACCATGGAAAAACCTATCTCCATGTCAATCATTTGCCCGGCAAAATTTAAAATATAATAACTGACATTGGCAAAAAAACCAACTATAAAACCAACCATGGCTTCTTTTATTATAAGCGCAGCAAAACCGATAACTCCATCATAGGATATTTCAGCCGGTATCACCTGAAATACAATAATCGCCAAAAATAAAGAAAATCCAACCTTCACTTTTCGTGGAACGTTCTTAATACTGAAGAATGGTGCCGCATAAATAAAGGTTGTTATCCTCACAAATATTAATAAAAAAACTTCAAATCCGTTAATTGAAAATGTCATACAGAATTAATATAATACTCCAAATTTGTAATTAACTCTATAGTAAAGTCGCGTACTTCAGTCATCATCCAGCTTCCCAGCAACATAATAACCAAAAATATCGCCAAGAGTTTAGGAACAAATGTGAGGGTCTGCTCCTGAATAGATGTAACTGTCTGAAGTATACTTACAACAAGCCCTACAATTAGGGAAACGATTAGTAACGGTGCAGAGACTTTTATGATTAACCATAATGTCTGTCTGGCAATATCAATAATTATATTTTCATTCATCTAACTACCATACCCTTTCTGAATTCCTGTATCCTATCAGTAAAAGGTCTTAACCACTTCACCAATTATTAATCCCCAGCCATCAGCCAGTATAAATAACAGGATTTTAAATGGCATGGATATTGTAGTAGGTGGGAGCATCATCATACCCATAGACATAAGCGTTGATGCAACTACCATATCTATGATGATAAACGGAATATAAATTACAAAACCTATAATAAAAGCAGTCCGCAATTCACTAACAATAAAAGCCGGTATTATAACTGTTGTGGGTATTTCATCCAGGTTTTCTACCGTATCTATTTCTGCGATGTCCATAAACAGTCGCAGGTCATTGGGTCGCCCATCTAACTGATCCAGCATAAATTCTCTTATAGGTGCAACACCTGCTTTAAATGCCTGTTCCTGCGTAATTTCTCCTCTGGATAATGGCTGCACAGCCTCAGTATTAATCTGGCTAAAAACCGGATTCATAATAAAGAAAGTTAAAAATAATGCCAGACCAATTAATATCTGATTAGGAGGTGTTGTCTGAGTACCAAGTGCCGACCTTACAAAGTGAAGTACAATGATAATCCGTGTAAAGGACGTTACCATAATAAGTATGGACGGCGCCAGAGAAATTAATGTCAATACCAGCATCATCTGAAGAGTTGGTGCAAGCCCCCCCTCCTTAGAACCAGTATCCAGATTAAATTGAAATGGACCGATATTACCACTTACATTGGAATCTGACGTTGTATTTCCTTCCGTTGCTGCTTGTGTGCCGGTATTATTATTTGTACCGGTTGCAGATACGGTTGTAGCACAAAAAAAGGTTAATGTACATACTACAAATAAGACTCCTATGATCCCAAACATGTTTCTTCTGTGTCTTCTTATAAATGTACCCATGAATACCAACCTTTACTAATGATCTTATGATTGATCATCTTCCTTATTTTTATCTTTTGACTTTGTCATAGCTGCTTGAATTATTTCCTTGAAATTATATCCCTGCTGTTTATCAGTTTTTATTATTGTAACATCACTCTCCTGTAACTCAGCTACAACATTCATTTCATCTTTTCCAACTGCTATGACAAAATACCTTTTTCCTATCTGAACTAATTGCAGATATTTATTTTGGGTAACTTTAAATGTCTCAATTACTTTAAAGTTACTATTTTTCGTCATTCCCATTTTAACGCCCCCTACAAATTTTGTAGTAAGAACTGTTATAGCAAGAATGCCCACAAATAGAATGCTTACCCCAAGCAACTGAAGCAAGCTATCCCAAGTTGACGTTGCTGTCAATAATGTAATCATATGGCAACTCCCTTAAAAGGCAGCAAATAGATTAACCAACGGCTTTCTTTACCGCCTCAAGAACTCTATCAGCCTGGAATGGTTTCACAATAAAATCTTTAGCACCTGATTGAATAGATTCAATAACCATTGCCTGTTGTCCCATTGCTGAACACATAATAATATTTGCAGAAGGATCTGTTGCTTTAATCTTCTTTAACGCCTGAATACCATCCATCTCAGGCATAGTAATATCCATCATTACTAAGTCAGGTTTTGTTTCATTGTATTTTTCTACTGCTTTGACACCGTTTTCTGCTTCACCAACAATGGTGTAACCATTTTTGCTTAAGATATCCTTAATCATCATTCTCATAAATGCCGCGTCATCACATATTAAAATATTTTTAGCCATTATTTTTATCTCCTATCATGTTTAATTTATATTGAGCTAATTATATAATCACTTTTTCATTCAAGGAATAGTGATGTTATTTAACAATTTCAGTAACCCTGATACCAAAGGACTCCTCAATAACTACTACTTCGCCTTTTGCTACAAACTTACCATTAACCAATACATCAATTGGTTCTCCAGCCAATTTATTAAGTTCAATGATTGTGCCTGGTGAAAAATCTAGAATTTCTTTAATGGATTTGCTTGTTCTTCCCAGTTCAACTGTGACCTCTAAGGGTACGTCCATAATGAGACCAATATTTTCAGGTTGAACAACTGACTGCTGTGGCATAGTAAAAGGTTGAAAAAATGCTGGTTGTACATTAACATCTTGTACTGGTGGAACCATATTATTTCCTCCTGGATATCCTTGCATTTGAGGTGCAAAGGGTATTTGACCTTGCGGCATTGCTTGGGATTGCTGCCCTGCATTGGGGTTAACTGTTTCAACAGCTTTTTGCTGCTCCGCCTTTGCCGGTGCTGTATTTGCCTTTGTATTCTGTTGTTCTTTTGTAAACTGGCTATATAATTCTCTGGCAAAATCAAACGGATACAACTGCATTAATTCACTGTCAACCAAATCTCCAATTTCCATCTTAAAAGATACCTTAACAAATTGTTCTTTTAGAAACGGAGCAATATCAGCACCATCAATGGACTCGTTTAAATCTACTAATTTTGATAACGGTGGACTAATATCAACTCTTTTCTCTAACATAGACGAAATGGAAGTGGATGCGGAACCCATCATCTGGTTCATTGCTTCACTAATAGCACTTAAATGTAATTCAGACAAATCCCCTGATACATTTGTACCGTCTCCGCCCATCATTAAATCTGTAATAATCTTTACATCAGCTTCTTTTAAAATTAAAATATTATTACCGTCAAGTCCTTCCTTGTAATATATCTGAATAAATACACAGGGCCTGTCGTAATTATCTGCCAAATCATTCCAAGTAGCATATGATACAACCGGAGTTGTAATAACTACTTTTTGATTAACCAGGGAAGACAAAGTTGTTGCTGCTGTTCCCATGCTTATATTAGAAACTTCACCAATTGCATCCTTCTCTTCATCTGATAAGTTCCCCAGTTCATTGCTTGCTGTGTTTGCACTATCTATGTCAGAACCTATCCCACTTAGAAGCGCGTTGATCTCTTCTTGAGATAACATACCATCCATAATTGTTACTCCTCTCTGATAATTGATGAAATTCTTACTGCATAAGTATCTGAAGATGCGCCTGGTAACGCCTTGAATTTATTTATGTTACCTACGTAAATATCTAATTCATCATCGGTTTTTGTATTTAACTTGATAATATCTCCTATTTGCAGCCCTAAAAAGTCATTGACAGAAATTGCGCTTTTGCCAAGAACTGCTTTAATCGGAACTTTTGCTTTGGATATAGCCATTTCAATAAATTCCTGATAACTGTCATCATCTTTTACTTGCATTGTTGAGAACCAATATTTCGTATTTAACTTATCTACTACACTCTCCAAACATGCATATGGCAAACAGACGTTCATCATCCCTTCTACATTACCAATCTTTATGTTCATAGTAACGATAGAAATCATCTCACTAGGAGCTATAATCTGAGCAAATTGAGAATTTGTCTCAATCCTTGTAAGCCTGGGTTCCAATTGAATCACATTATTCCATGGCTCACTGAGCAGATTTGTACATACATTAAAAATTCGTTCTATAATAATTAACTCAATTTCAGTAAATTCTCTTGCTTTTTCTAAGGGAGAACCACCGCCACCTAACATCCGGTCAACCATAGCATAACCCAGATTGTCAGCAAGCTCTATAATTATATTCCCTTCCAAAGGTGAAAAATCTATTATACCTAATAGTACTGGGTTAGATAATGCATTTGTAAACTCTGAGTATGCGACTGCTTCAGAATTTATTACCTCCACTTGTACATTTTTTCTAAAGTAAGCCGGTAAATTCGTAGAAAGCAATCTCCCATAATGTTCAAATATTATCTCTAAAGTTCTAAGGTGCTCTTTTGAGAATTTTGATGGTCTGGCAAAATCATAATTTTTAACAGCTCTTTCGCCGTTCCCCTTAAATTCGTCCGCGTCTAGTTCACCACTGCTTAACGCCTTAAGCAGATTGTCAATCTCATTTTGAGACAAGACGTCGCCCATTGTCATTACCTCCCGGGTGATTACTTAATACTATAATAGCACATATTTCGAATAAAATCACCATTTTGTTTTATTCTGTTACCATATTCAGTGATACGCTAAATATAAAATCAGAGTCAAAGTATTCCTGAATTTTTAACAAAATATCTTCTTTCAATTTACTTTTTGTTTCAACTGTATTAATCTCCTGCATCGTATAACTTCTAACTTGATCACTAACAATTTCTTTTAGTACACTTAAATTGGTCTCCACCTTTGGCTGAAGTGCCTTATAGTCCTTAGCCTTCGTGTTAATAGATAAAGACACAGAAACCAACGCATAATGATTTTTACTGTTAACAGCTGTAGTACTATTATTAGAGGTAGTACTATTATTAGAGGTAGTACTGTTAACAGTTGTATTCTTTAGATTAACTGTTAAATCAGTGGGAAATTGATATACTTCAATATCCTTTATATCTACTGCCTTACTTTTTTCATCTGTGCCTTCTAACTCCAAGTCAATAGAAGTAGCCACTTTAGATATCAGTTCATTTGTTCTCATGGTTGTCGGAACTACTGCAAATACAAGTACAGCAGCAAGTACCATATTTAATATTCCAATTGCTAATATTATAATTGTCAAGAGATTCTTTTTCATGATGTCTCCCATCCGCCTACACAGGCATGCCCCTTCTGTCTTAATTATTTATATCATTATATATCTTAATTTCAACACGTCTGTTTTTTGCTTTTCCTACATCTGTCTCATTACCTGCTATCGGATCATATTCCCCTCTACCAGTCCATTTTAAAGTTTTAGGATCCATTCCTTTCTCCTTAATCAGGTACTCTGCTGCATTTAGCGCTCTGGCAGAAGACAACCAGTTATTATCAGGATATGAACTGCTGCGTATTGGCACATTATCTGTATGCCCTTCTATTTCAATCAGGTAT
The nucleotide sequence above comes from Anaerocolumna cellulosilytica. Encoded proteins:
- the cheB gene encoding chemotaxis-specific protein-glutamate methyltransferase CheB, whose translation is MQKKVLIVDDSALMRRVLSDIINLDSRFQVCKLATNGLEAFQLLAQEREVYDAIILDINMPKMNGLELLEELEKHNVKANIIIVSTVAKEGTKETIRALELGAFDFVTKPDSFFEVKSDNFKNKIIDCLVMATKLYEAPAKEMFLQDVAGYRKNRTMSTEQTLHRPEIISLQPDMRPVHTSEFKPAFKRGGKKLVAIACSTGGPKALQQVIPKLTQSLGCSVLIVQHMPEGFTASLANRLNEMSKLEVKEANDREVIKSGTAYIAKGGSQMRLVQTENGQQLSVTLESARNGLKPCADILFESLMHSDFSEITCVVLTGMGGDGTYGIKQLKEKKNIYVIAQDEATSTVYGMPKVVAEAGLVNEILPLDQIAGAILKNLGVQ
- a CDS encoding flagellar brake protein; the encoded protein is MMKDLIEIGDKLELKKIRVNSKEMEHEKIYKSQVLDFKEDETAVILMPMDKGRIIPLSIGDKYGLRFFTKKGLYQCRGVITNRLQVNNIFILTVQCISDLEKFQRRQFYRLECILDIEYYVVSDMEVSITTKLKDSNYKDEVGKQQLIKALEVCKREWETGTILDISGGGARFVSNRSYDYGDIIKLQINFSNEIELKNCVLDAVIITSEKMIHRQGFYENRIQFKELQKNEREAIIKYIFEEERRRRSKEKK
- a CDS encoding MinD/ParA family protein, whose translation is MDQAEQLRNIIKRQNQPDGMSRVITVTSGKGGVGKSNVSVNLAINLSRQGKRVVILDADFGLANVEVMLGIRPKYNMADLMFRGRELQDIITKGPENIGFISGGSGIQELTNVTKSQITYLTQKLYELDSLADIIIIDTGAGITDSVLEFVTASSEVLLVATPEPTSITDAYALLKILNRKLEFSSNQTAIKMLANRVDSKEAGKQLYTKLNLVVERFLTIKMEFLGSIPQDSNVTRAVMQQKPYSILYPNAPSSRAVYEIANILCDNVSEKTQPSVGIAGLFSNLLRIKSKR
- the flhF gene encoding flagellar biosynthesis protein FlhF yields the protein MIIKKFQAGTETEAILLAKDELGKDAIVMNIKTISPRGVYRLFRKPVVEVTAAIDEAGILAAEKKETLKVEKIAPKFNPNLIYDNSEVISALNISAAVNTETREDTSAIEKKLNNLQELLETQLREKQTNKRELVKVLEPKSEEEEKKSSYMQLVYNQLVKNEVDEIFVNQIIGEIENKFKKDTAVDNILSNVYQKIVLKLGQPKTIEVIEGKTKFVFFIGPTGVGKTTTIAKIASDLKINKKAKIAMLTSDTYRIAAVEQLRTYANILSVPMKVIYTEEEIIEAKKELNDYDIVLVDTAGRSHKNREQRDDLEKLIHTVEEEEREIYLVLSATTKYKDLTRITECYSEITNYRLIFTKLDETISVGNILNIKMLTSADLSYAAYGQNVPDDISKIDTQETAKKLLGGND
- the flhA gene encoding flagellar biosynthesis protein FlhA, giving the protein MKKTDLAVGLYLLAAIMFLIVPIPSLLLDIMLAMNIAIALIVLFNSLFSREVLNMASFPTILLFTTIFRVSLNVSSTKLIITTGEPGNVVETFGNFVGAGDPIVGIIVFIILLLVQFLVINKGSERVAEVTARFTLDAMPGKQMAIDADLNTGAITDAQARERREKIQEESTFFGSMDGATKYVKGDAIAGLIITLINFAGGMAMGVLRQGMGMAEAFEKFSILTIGDGLVSQIPALLISLSTGILVTKVSKDTDTGDLLLKQLFSIPKVMYMVGGSLIFLGIATPLNDLVFCAYGVVFIICGRAIASKMEVEAIEEMATMEESSGDEIRKPENVVSLLQVDPIELEFGYGIIPLADFNQGGDLLDRVVLIRRQVALELGCVVPIIRLRDNIQLNPNQYVIKIKGVPVSEGEILFDHYMAMNPGYVEEEITGIPTFEPSFHLPAIWITESQRERAESVGYTVVDPPSIIATHLTEIIRGHIHELLTRQDVQNLINNVQEANGTLITELVPKLLGVGEIQKVLQNLLKEGISIRDLITIFETLADYASTTRDTDVLTEYVRQSLKRAISNKYFPVSETTSVVTLDPKIEQEIMGSVKQTEQGAYLALDPEKTKGIMQSVEEEVQKLENIGKSPIVITSPIVRMYFKKLTQDYFKDLIVISYNEIESNVELQSVGMVTV
- the flhB gene encoding flagellar biosynthesis protein FlhB; its protein translation is MERLLKYELQFFAEGSGGEKTEEPTAKKLTDARQEGQVAKSTDLVTAAALFTLFVTLKVFVGTIGKGFLGAFYEFYNNIEKIAGEEFNINTSRALMQEGLLSILKILIPVLIASFFTVVAINLFQVKWKPTAKPLQPKFSKFNPISGMKKIFSKDKVVDLFKELIKIGAILTIAYNTLKNQSAMLLKLYDMELMQAIIFIGNIVIGLGINISIVFLILGLADYLYQKFKFKKDMRMTKQEIKDEYKQSEGDPQIKGKIKAKMREVSQRRMMQSLPEADVVITNPTHFAAAIKYDREKSDAPILLAKGADYLAQKIKEAARENKIHIVENKPLARMLYYNVEIGNEIPPELYQMTAEVLAYVYNLNK
- the fliR gene encoding flagellar biosynthetic protein FliR, with amino-acid sequence MTFSINGFEVFLLIFVRITTFIYAAPFFSIKNVPRKVKVGFSLFLAIIVFQVIPAEISYDGVIGFAALIIKEAMVGFIVGFFANVSYYILNFAGQMIDMEIGFSMVNQLDPVSNIQTTITGNYYSYIVMLIMLATNLHHYIIRALVDTYKVIPVGKAVINPNMHVLMINFMKEYFIIGFRIVLPVFAGILIVNAILAILAKIAPQLNMFVIGLQLKVMVGLFILFLLVLFTPNVSRFISDQIMEMIKASIKALS